In Novosphingobium sp. RL4, the sequence CGCAGCCTGATCGAACGCATCCGCAGAAGGATCGACTGGAGCAGGGACCGCATTTCCTGGCGGACCAGCGAACTCGACTGCGATGTCGCGCCCGGTGCCTCGGTGACGTTTCCCGGCCTTCCCGGCCTGTGGCGCGTAGAGGCATGGGAGTGGCGAGACAGCGGCATCGAGATTTCCGCCACCCGCCGCGTGCCGACCGGAGCAGACGCTCCGCCACGGCTTGCAACCGACCCGGGACGGATAAACCCCCAGCCGGATCTCCCCCCCGGCCAGACCGCGCTCGTGGCGCTCGAACTTCCCTACGATGCCGCGACGGGCACGCCAGACAGCGCCCGGCCCATTGCCGCACTGTCCTCCTCCACTGCAAACTGGAGCGGTGCGGCGCTCTTTGCCGACCGCGGCGACGGGGGCCTGCTGCCGCTCGGCCCCAGCGGCCGGATGCGCTCGATCGTCGGCACGGCCTCGACGGCGCTTCCACCGGCAAGCGCGCTGCTGTTCGATCGCGCCTCCACCCTGGAGGTTCGCCTGACAGGGGCGGACCTGCAATTGGCATCGGCATCGCTACGCCAGCTCGCGGAAGGCGCCAACCTTGCCCTCGTGGGTGACGAAATCATCCAGTTCGCCGGCGCCCTGCCGCTTGGCGGCGGCACCTGGCGGCTCACCGGTTTTCTGCGCGGAAGGGGCGGAACGGAAACCGCAATCGGCACGCACCTGCCCGGCGAACCGTTCGTCCTGCTCGACCGCAAGGCCGTCGCGCTCGATCCGGCCATCGTCGGAACCGGGAGCGAACGCCGGATCGTGGCGGCAGGGCGCGGAGATCCCGAGCCGGTCGCCGTCCCGATCCGCCTTGAAGGCATCACATTGCGCCCGCTGGCACCGGTCCACCCTCGTGTCACAAGACTGGCGGACGGCACCTTGCGCGCGGCGTGGACACGCCGCGCACGGGGCAACTGGACATGGCAGGACGGGCTCGACGTGCCCCTGGTCGAACAGACGGAGAGCTATCTCGTGACGTTCGGTGCGATCGGGAGCCCGCTGGCCACGTGGACCCTTGCCGCCCCTTCGATCGATCTCGCCCCCGACCTCGTGGCACGCCTGTCCGCAGGAGCCCCCGGCGAATGGCTGCGCGTGAGGCAGCAGGGAACCCACGCCCTTTCCGAACCCCTTCCCGTCCTTTCGCTGAACTGATCCCAAGGAGCCCAGCATGAGCGATACCATCACTTTCGACAGCGCCAGCGCGCGTTTCTCGCTGCCGTTTCTCTATGCCGGCCAGTCCCAGAAAGAGGTCTTCGTCAACGAAGCCCTGGCCCGCTGCGACATGCTACTGCACCCCGCGATCGAGGGCGAAACCGATCTCCCGCCTCCCTCCCCCTCGGAGGGAGAATGCTGGCTGGTCGGCATGGAAGCGAGCGGGGCCTGGAACGGGCAGGCGGGCACGCTTGCCACATTTCAGGGCGGAAACTGGATGTTCGTGAAACCACGGCACGGAATGCGCGTCTTCGATCTGTCGACCCGGCAGGAGCAACTATTTTGGGGCTCATGGAGAAAAGCTTCCCTTCCCGTGGAACCACTTGGCGGATCGACAGTTGATGTTCAGGCTCGGGCGGTGATCGGTCAACTGGTTGCTGCCCTGCAAGCCTTGGGTATCTTCCCGTCAGCATGACGCGGCACATTGAACAGGGGTAGGAACAGTGCAGTCGATTTCCAATAAATGGGGTCACGAGGCGGCACCAACCCTCCGAAATCGCGACATTCTTGCAACAGTCGCTTTCAATGTGCGCTTGCACACGCAATGCTGAGGGGGTAGACACTCGACGCACTCGGTGGCTCCAAATCTCTTAGTAGGGGAAACGTATGAGGAAACTCGTCCTTGGTCTGGCGCTGGCTTCGACAGCTATCGCCACGCCCGCGCTTGCGCGTGACAAGTCGTGGTATCTTGAACTCGACTTCGGCGGCATGATCGTCGAAGACGCTGATCTTAAGGTCGACGGCGTCAGCAACGCCGCAACTGCCGACTTCAAGACCGGCTTCGACGGCGGCGCCGTTCTCGGTTACGACTTCGGTCCGTTCCGTCTTGAAACCGAAGCCAGCTATCGCCAGGCTCCGGTCAAGTCCTTCGGCGGTGACGCCAGCAACCTGTCGTTCATGGTCAACGGCCTGCTCGATTTCGGTCCCGATGACGGCCTCCAGGGCTTCGTCGGCGGTGGTGCGGGCGTCGCTCGCGTCGATGCCGACTTCATCGACGATTCCGACACCGGCTTCGCATGGCAGGCTATCGCGGGCGTTCGCGCTCCGATCAGCAGCCACTGGGACGTGGGCCTGAAGTATCGCTTCATGAACGTCGCCAATGTCGACCTCGTCGACGTGGACGGTTCGTCGGTCAGCACCCGCTGGCGTTCGCACTCGCTCATGGGCACCCTGGCGTACAACTTCGGCGAACCGGCAGCTCCGCCGCCGCCCCCGCCGCCGCCCCCGCCGCCCCCGCCGCCTCCCCCGCCGCCGCCTCCGCCGCCGGTTGTGGAATGCAACAAGGGTCCGTACATCGTGTTCTTCGACTGGGATAAGTCGGACATCACGCCGGAAGCCGCCACCATTCTCGACAGCGCGATCAGTGCCTATGGCAACTGCAACAGCGTTCCGATCATGCTGGCCGGTTACACCGACCGTTCGGGTACCGAAAAGTACAACCTCGGCCTGTCGGCTCGTCGTAACGACGCTACCCGCGCGTATCTGACCAGCCACGGCATTCCGGACGGCTCGATCTCGAGCCAGGCGTTCGGTGAAGCTAACCCGCGCGTTCCGACTGCTGACGGCGTGCGCGAGCTGCAGAACCGCCGCGTCGAAATCACTTACGGTCCGGGTTCGGGCATGTAAGCGAACCGGCAACGGTTACAGATCAGGGGGTCGGAGCAATCCGGCCCCCTTTTCTTATGGAACTTGCACCAGCATGTTCCCGGCAGCCCGGGCATCCGTGGGCCGGCCGCACAAACGAAAACGCCCCGCGGGTCAGGCGGAGCGTTCGTAATTTCAGCTCTGAAAAAGATCAGGCGGCGTAAGGCGTAGGGTCGATCAGCCCCGCATCGGCAAAGCCGCTCTTTCGCAGGCGGCAGCTGTCACACTCTCCGCAGGCGCGGCCATCCGGCTGCGGATCGTAGCACGACCAGCTCATGCCGGCATCCAGCCCAAGGCGATCCGCCTCGCGGGCGATATCCGCCTTGCCGAGGAACTGCAGCGGCGCGTGAATGCTGAACTTCGTGCCCTCGTCGCCTTCCTTGGTCGCCAGGGTCGCGATGTTCTCGAACGCCGAGATGAATTCGGGACGGCAGTCGGGATAGCCCGAATAGTCCAGCGCGTTCACGCCGATGAATATATCGGAAGCCCCGATTGCCTCGGCCCAAGCCAGCGTAAGCGACAGGAAAACGAGGTTGCGCGCGGGAACATACGTCACCGGAACACCGGGACCGACGCCATCCTTCGGCACCTCGATATCGTCCGTCAGCGCAGACCCGCCGAACTGGCGCAAGTCGAGCGGAAGCACGACATGACGTTCGGCGCCAAGGAAAGCGGCGATCTTGCCGGCGGCATCGATTTCGCACCGATGACGCTGGTTATAGTCGATCGTCAGCGCATTGATGGAATAGCCCGCCTCTCGTGCGAGCCCCGCCGAAACCATCGAATCCAGTCCTCCTGAGAGAAGGACGACCGCCTTGCGGCCTGAAAGCGTTGAAGTATCCTGCATGGTTCTTTCGCTAAGCCTTCGCCGAAGCGATGACAACCACCAGCCGGCAGCGTCAGTTCCGGCAGGAACCGGTCCGCCGTCCCTCAGCGGTGACAACGAAGGGAAGTCCGCTGACGATCCCCTGACTGTCGATCTGGATCAGCCCATTGGTCTCGCGCCGAACCCGCGTTCGGCCATAGCCCTGCCCGCGACAGGTATACTGGACGACGACTTCGTTCGCCGTGTCCTCGACCACGACCGCGCGGCAAGGAATCCCCTGATGCCTGAGCTGAATCAGTTGCCTGCCATTTCCGATGCAAAGGTTGCGCGTGACGCTGCTCTCGCCGTGCTCACGCAGTTCCCAGGAGCCCGGCTCCAGCTGGTCAAGCATCGCAAGCGATCGCTTCTGCCCTTGCGCGCCCGATCCAAGCAGCAGCAATGCCCCGGCTGCCACTGCTACCGTCGCTGCCCTGCGTTTCGTCCAGTCGAATTTGCGGCCCCTCGCGCGCGTTGGCGCAAGACCTCGTGCT encodes:
- the queC gene encoding 7-cyano-7-deazaguanine synthase QueC; its protein translation is MQDTSTLSGRKAVVLLSGGLDSMVSAGLAREAGYSINALTIDYNQRHRCEIDAAGKIAAFLGAERHVVLPLDLRQFGGSALTDDIEVPKDGVGPGVPVTYVPARNLVFLSLTLAWAEAIGASDIFIGVNALDYSGYPDCRPEFISAFENIATLATKEGDEGTKFSIHAPLQFLGKADIAREADRLGLDAGMSWSCYDPQPDGRACGECDSCRLRKSGFADAGLIDPTPYAA
- a CDS encoding DUF2793 domain-containing protein, coding for MSDTITFDSASARFSLPFLYAGQSQKEVFVNEALARCDMLLHPAIEGETDLPPPSPSEGECWLVGMEASGAWNGQAGTLATFQGGNWMFVKPRHGMRVFDLSTRQEQLFWGSWRKASLPVEPLGGSTVDVQARAVIGQLVAALQALGIFPSA
- a CDS encoding phage tail protein; this translates as MATLVFSTVGTALGGPVGGAIGSLVGSQFDAAIFGSPNRQGARLKELEVTTSSYGQPLPRHFGRMRVAGQMIWAAELTEHSETLGGGKGAPSVTTYSYSASFAVALSSRPILALGRIWADGRLLRGAEGDLKVGGTLRIHTGHGDQACDPLILAAEGEALCPAHRDLAYVVFEDLDLSEYYNHIPALTFEVIADERFDLSGVIGDLVEDIDAAVPLESFGGLSCDGSLADILQVIDQVEPLCTDAGRDRLVIARERLQTSPIALTEAAISAQDGDFGAATGFSRSRAAPGEQPLSVLRYFDRDRDYLPGVQHATGRAIAGEPRALELPAALDAATARSLIERIRRRIDWSRDRISWRTSELDCDVAPGASVTFPGLPGLWRVEAWEWRDSGIEISATRRVPTGADAPPRLATDPGRINPQPDLPPGQTALVALELPYDAATGTPDSARPIAALSSSTANWSGAALFADRGDGGLLPLGPSGRMRSIVGTASTALPPASALLFDRASTLEVRLTGADLQLASASLRQLAEGANLALVGDEIIQFAGALPLGGGTWRLTGFLRGRGGTETAIGTHLPGEPFVLLDRKAVALDPAIVGTGSERRIVAAGRGDPEPVAVPIRLEGITLRPLAPVHPRVTRLADGTLRAAWTRRARGNWTWQDGLDVPLVEQTESYLVTFGAIGSPLATWTLAAPSIDLAPDLVARLSAGAPGEWLRVRQQGTHALSEPLPVLSLN
- a CDS encoding OmpA family protein — protein: MRKLVLGLALASTAIATPALARDKSWYLELDFGGMIVEDADLKVDGVSNAATADFKTGFDGGAVLGYDFGPFRLETEASYRQAPVKSFGGDASNLSFMVNGLLDFGPDDGLQGFVGGGAGVARVDADFIDDSDTGFAWQAIAGVRAPISSHWDVGLKYRFMNVANVDLVDVDGSSVSTRWRSHSLMGTLAYNFGEPAAPPPPPPPPPPPPPPPPPPPPPPVVECNKGPYIVFFDWDKSDITPEAATILDSAISAYGNCNSVPIMLAGYTDRSGTEKYNLGLSARRNDATRAYLTSHGIPDGSISSQAFGEANPRVPTADGVRELQNRRVEITYGPGSGM
- a CDS encoding DUF3617 domain-containing protein, which codes for MTTGKARGLAPTRARGRKFDWTKRRAATVAVAAGALLLLGSGAQGQKRSLAMLDQLEPGSWELREHGESSVTRNLCIGNGRQLIQLRHQGIPCRAVVVEDTANEVVVQYTCRGQGYGRTRVRRETNGLIQIDSQGIVSGLPFVVTAEGRRTGSCRN